CCAGACCTGCGAGCGGGAGGGCCGCGCCTGGCGCTGCGGCGAGGCGGCGCGGGCGGCGCTGGAAGAGGCGCTCGCGGGCGGGACCGTTTCCTGCCGCGCCGAGAAGCGCGACAAATACCGGCGGCCCCTCGCCCTTTGCACCGTCAGCGGCACCGACCTCGCGTCGCTGATGGTCCGTCAGGGGCTGGCCGTCGCCTATCTTGGCAATGCCTACCAGAGCGAGGAGGCGACAGCACGGGCGGCACGGCGGGGCTTGTGGGCCGGCAGCTTCCAGCGTCCCGCCGACTACCGGGCCGAGCATCCGCGCGGCCCGTGATCGTGGAACGGGCGGGCGGAACCGGCGCACCCTTGCGCGGTCGCCGCAGGCATGGTCTTTCGCGGGCCACAACAACCACGCCGGGGAGGCGCGACGCCATGAAGCTCTATGACACCAACCGTGCGCCGAACCCGCGCCGCGTCCGCATCTTCCTGGCGGAAAAGGGGATTTCGGTGCCGCTGGTGCCCATCGACCTGGGCAAGGGCGAGCACAAGAGCGCCGAATTCACCGGCCTCAATCCCCGCCAGCGCGTGCCGCTCCTTGTGCTCGATGACGGCACGGCCATCGCCGAAACCATCGCCATCTGCCGCTATTTCGAGGCCTTGCAGCCCGAGCCCAACCTGTTCGGCCGCACGCCGGAGGAGCAGGGGCTGGTGGAGATGTGGCAGCGGCGGGTGGAGCTGGACCTGTTCTATCCCATCATGATGGTGCTGCGGCACCTCAACCCCGCCATGGCCCAGATGGAGGTGCCGCAGGTGCCCGAATGGGGCGAGGCGAACAAGCCCAAGGTTCTCGCCGCGCTTGGCTTTTTCAACGACCAGCTGGCCGACAGGGCGTTCATCGCCGGCCCCCGCTTCACGGTGGCGGACATTACCATGCTGGTGGCGGTGGATTTCCTGCGGGTGATCCGCACCGAGGTGTCCGAGCACCAGACCCACCTCAAGCGCTGGTACGATGTCGTTTCCCAGCGGCCGAGCGCGAAGGCCTGAGATCATGAAGCTTACGGTTGTGGGGTGCGGCGATGCGTTCGGCTCGGGCGGGCGGGGAAACTCCTGCTACCGGATCGAGACGGACGGGCATGTCGCGACCCTCGACTTCGGCGCGAGCGCCCTCGTCCAGATGCACCGGCTCGGCCTGGAGGCGCAGGGCGTGCGGCAGGTGTTTCTCAGCCATCTGCACGGCGATCACTTCGGCGGCCTGCCCTTCCTGCTGCTTGACGGCCAGTTCGTCCACCGCCGCAGCGAACCGCTGACCATCATCGGCCCGCCCGGCACCGGGGCACGCCTGGACGCGGCCATGGAGGTGCTGTTCCCGAGGATGGCCACCAATGCCTGGCGGTTCGATTTCGAGGTGAGGGAGGTCGAGCCCGGCTCGACCTCCCGGCACGGCCCCCTGACCCTCACCACCGCCGAGGTGCTCCACGGCTCCGGCGCCCCCTCCACCGCGCTCCGGGTCACGGACGGCAAGCGCACCATTGCCTTCTCCGGCGACACGCAGTGGACCGACGCGCTGCTGCCCATCGCTGCCGGGGCGGACCTCTTCATCTGCGAATGCTTCGCCTTCTCCGGCAGCCCGCACGGCCACATGGCCTACGAGACCATCGCGGAAAAGCGCGAAGCGCTGGGGGCGAAGCACATCCTGCTCACCCACATGGGCGACGAGATGTGGGCGCGGCGGGGCGAGGTGGATGAAGCCCATTTCACCGTGGCCGAGGACGGGCTTGAGCGCGACCTCTGACGGCGATCTCGACGCTCTGGTCGCGCGCATCCGCGCCTGCCGGGTCTGCCGCGAGGCCCCGCGCGGGGCGCCCCTTCCCCACGAGCCGCGGCCGGTGCTTCAGGTGTCCGCCGCCGCCTCCATCCTGATTGCGAGCCAGGCGCCGGGCACGAAGGTGCACCTCTCCGGCCTGCCCTTTACCGATGCCTCCGGCGACCGGCTCAGGGCCTGGATGGGGGTGGACAAGGCCACCTTCTACGATGCCGCCCGCATCGCCATCGCCCCCATGGGCTTCTGCTTTCCCGGACAGGATGCGGCGGGGGGCGACCTGCCGCCGCGGCGGGAATGCGTCGCCACCTGGCACGACACGCTGTTTTCCACCCTGCCGCCCTTCCGGCTGATCCTCGCCGTGGGGCGCCCGGCGCAGGCCTATCACCTGTCGCGCCTCGGGCTCGCGGCGCATCTGAAGCCGAGCCTGACCGAGACGGTGGCCAATTGGCGGGCGGTGCGCGCGGCGGGGGAACAGCTCGCCCATCCGGTGGCGGTCTACACCCTGCCCCACCCCTCGTGGCGCAACACCGGCTGGCTGAAGAAGAACCCCTATTTCGACGCCGAGCTGGTGCCGCAGCTTCAGGCGGACATCGCGCGGGCGCTCGGGCGGGGGTGAAGGGCGGCGGAGCGGGGGCCGCACTCCCTCTCCCCTTGCGGGAGAGCGTTGGGGCGAGGGGTATTGCTCCATTTGCCCCAACTCGGGATTGCGCGGCCAGCCCCCTCACCCCCGATCCCTCTCCCGCGAGGGGAGAGGGGGGCGATCGTTCGGCCCCCTCAGATCCGCAGGCGCGCCCACAGCACGAAGCCGGCCAGTGCAACCGCCACGGCGCCGACCAGCGCGACGAACAGCGCCGACTGGTCCAGCCACGCCACGGCCGGCACGCACAGGGCCATGAACACGCCATTCAGCCCCATGCGCCACGACTGGGTATGAACACCGGCCACGAAGGTGCCCAGCGCCAGCAGCAGAAGCACGATGAGGCTGGTGGAATCGGCGTCGGCCACCGCCTGCACGCTCGGCAGGAACACGAGGTTCATGGCCGCGAGGAAGGCGCCCCAGTGGAGGAGCTGCGTCACCACCAGCCGGATGCGCTGTTCCTTGAGCGCCGCGCGGCGCCAGCCAGCGAAGATGCCCACGGCGCAGCTTGCCAGCGCGACGAATTCCCAGAAGGCGACGAGGGGGCGGCGGGTCATCGCCACATAGGCGATGCCGCCCACCGTCAGCGCGAGGATGGCGAGATACGGCCCCTCGCGCAGCCAGAAGTCGCGGCCCTCTCCCGCACCGGCTCCTGGCTGCGTCTTGCCCGCGTCATCCATGCCCGCCTCCGCCACGCTTTCCGCACCGGAATAGCCATAGGGCCGAAACGCTCCGGATTGAAGCGCCCCGAGGGGCGCGCGGCGCCGCTCCCTCAGGCCGCGGCGGCGCGATCCACCGGGTGCAGCATGCGCGAGGAGACCGCGATGCGGTTCCACACATTGATGGTCCCGATGGCGATGGTGAGCTTGGCGATCTCTTCCGGCGAGAATTCTGTCGTCACCGCCGCATAGGCGCTGTCGGGAATGCCGGTCTGGGAAATAAGCGTCACGCTCTCGATCCATTCCAGCGCCGCCCGGTCGCGCGGGCTGTAGAGGGGCGATTCGCGCCACGCCGCAAGCATGTGGAGATGCTGGGCGGGAATGCCGTCGGCGAGCGATTCCTTCACGTGCATGTCGATGCAGTAGGCGCAGCCGTTGATCTGCGACGCGCGTAGCTTGACGAGATGCAGGAGCCGCTTCTCCAGCCCCGACTTCATCACCGCCCCGTCCAGCGCCCGCACGGCGGCATAAAGGGCGGGGGCGGCCTCGGCCACGTTCATCCTGGGTTCCATGCGCGCTCTCCAGTCTGCTCTCGGATGTGCGATCCCGCCCGTCTTGGCCGAGAATCATGGACATATTATATCGATGATTATCGGAGTAGGAAAGAGGCCAGCCGGTGATGGACCCGGGGCAGTATCCGGAGCAGGCATGAGGCGGTTGGGAGACGGGGTGGAGGCGGCGCTGCACTGCGCGCTGGTGCTGTGCTGGCTGGAGCCGGGCAAGGTGCTGCCGGGCAAGAGCCTCGCCGAGATGCACGGCCTGTCGGAGAGCTACCTGCTCAAGCACATGCGCGCCCTCACCGAGGCCGGCCTCGTGGAAGCCCTCCCCGGCCCCCGCGGCGGCTATCGGCTGGCGCGGCGCCCGCACGAGATCACGCTTCTCGACATCGTGGAGGCCATCGACGGCAAAGAGCCCGCCTTCACCTGCAGGGAGATCCGCCGGCGCGGGCCGGGCAAGTCCAAGGACCCCTGCGCCTACCAGACGGACTGCTTCATCAAGCGCCGGATGCTGGCGGCGGAAGAGCTGTGGCGCCAGTCCCTGAAGACCCAGACCCTCGCCGATCTCGCGCAGGATGGCGAAGAGCTGATCGACGCCGAGAGCAGGAAGACCGTCGCGGCCTTCGTGCGCGAGGCGCAGCGCTAGAGCACGCGCCGCGCGACGCAACGGAACTCTGCCGCCCGCTGCCCGTTGTGCTCGCAGCCCGAAGCGCATCGCGCTCGCGGGTGATCGCCCAAGGACAACCCGGTCCCACCCGTGCCCCCCGCGGATGGACGCGCGCCGTCGCGCGCGCCGGCGCGCCATGGTGCGATTTGGGCCTGCGACACGAGAACAACCGGCGGCAACGCCAACCGAAAGGACATCTCCCA
The nucleotide sequence above comes from Xanthobacter flavus. Encoded proteins:
- a CDS encoding MBL fold metallo-hydrolase, yielding MKLTVVGCGDAFGSGGRGNSCYRIETDGHVATLDFGASALVQMHRLGLEAQGVRQVFLSHLHGDHFGGLPFLLLDGQFVHRRSEPLTIIGPPGTGARLDAAMEVLFPRMATNAWRFDFEVREVEPGSTSRHGPLTLTTAEVLHGSGAPSTALRVTDGKRTIAFSGDTQWTDALLPIAAGADLFICECFAFSGSPHGHMAYETIAEKREALGAKHILLTHMGDEMWARRGEVDEAHFTVAEDGLERDL
- a CDS encoding carboxymuconolactone decarboxylase family protein; this encodes MEPRMNVAEAAPALYAAVRALDGAVMKSGLEKRLLHLVKLRASQINGCAYCIDMHVKESLADGIPAQHLHMLAAWRESPLYSPRDRAALEWIESVTLISQTGIPDSAYAAVTTEFSPEEIAKLTIAIGTINVWNRIAVSSRMLHPVDRAAAA
- a CDS encoding thermonuclease family protein — protein: MRLFDILRAALILAVLAAAVEMLSRAEHLEGRAEAVDGDTLDIAGTHIRLSGIDAPELRQTCEREGRAWRCGEAARAALEEALAGGTVSCRAEKRDKYRRPLALCTVSGTDLASLMVRQGLAVAYLGNAYQSEEATARAARRGLWAGSFQRPADYRAEHPRGP
- a CDS encoding uracil-DNA glycosylase family protein; this encodes MKPISPWPRTGLSATSDGDLDALVARIRACRVCREAPRGAPLPHEPRPVLQVSAAASILIASQAPGTKVHLSGLPFTDASGDRLRAWMGVDKATFYDAARIAIAPMGFCFPGQDAAGGDLPPRRECVATWHDTLFSTLPPFRLILAVGRPAQAYHLSRLGLAAHLKPSLTETVANWRAVRAAGEQLAHPVAVYTLPHPSWRNTGWLKKNPYFDAELVPQLQADIARALGRG
- a CDS encoding RrF2 family transcriptional regulator, whose product is MRRLGDGVEAALHCALVLCWLEPGKVLPGKSLAEMHGLSESYLLKHMRALTEAGLVEALPGPRGGYRLARRPHEITLLDIVEAIDGKEPAFTCREIRRRGPGKSKDPCAYQTDCFIKRRMLAAEELWRQSLKTQTLADLAQDGEELIDAESRKTVAAFVREAQR
- a CDS encoding glutathione S-transferase family protein, translated to MKLYDTNRAPNPRRVRIFLAEKGISVPLVPIDLGKGEHKSAEFTGLNPRQRVPLLVLDDGTAIAETIAICRYFEALQPEPNLFGRTPEEQGLVEMWQRRVELDLFYPIMMVLRHLNPAMAQMEVPQVPEWGEANKPKVLAALGFFNDQLADRAFIAGPRFTVADITMLVAVDFLRVIRTEVSEHQTHLKRWYDVVSQRPSAKA